One stretch of Harmonia axyridis chromosome 1, icHarAxyr1.1, whole genome shotgun sequence DNA includes these proteins:
- the LOC123686294 gene encoding uncharacterized protein LOC123686294 — MHKKIPEVILEMDQLMAIKKSLMEEIIALGNEDAITPTFQQLHIRPGWLGLTCSDKATVEWLKSIQPKLKPWVGADLRIDEEAELPHPEILVGYLPDSHDLSNEKILKAVENQNAGLKTSSWRVLRRGPSGPMLEIVISADRTSVERLRAKNWQINYFFGQTNLRLKGPKTMAERRGASQAPTSGPASKRPKGEVKKKVVKPPGNEEAIKPTTSSGGRADPQGRDKGGSDREKPAVPSEKPSGHPTS; from the exons ATGCACAAAAAAATTCCagaggtgattttggaaatggaCCAACTAATGGCCATCAAAAAATCGCTAATGGAAGAGATTATTGCACTGGGGAACGAGGACGCCATAACGCCTACGTTCCAGCAACTGCATATAAGGCCAGGCTGGCTTGGGCTGACATGCTCTGACAAAGCCACTGTGGAGTGGCTGAAGAGCATACAGCCAAAACTCAAACCTTGGGTGGGAGCTGATCTAAGGATAGACGAAGAGGCAGAACTGCCTCACCCGGAGATCCTGGTCGGATATCTCCCCGACAGCCATGATCTCTCCAATGAGAAAATTCTCAAGGCGGTAGAGAATCAGAACGCAGGGCTCAAAACCTCCAGCTGGAGAGTCCTTCGAAGGGGACCATCAGGACCCATGCTCGAGATTGTCATCTCGGCTGATAGAACATCGGTCGAGAGACTTAGAGCAAAGAATTGGCAGATAAACTACTTTTTCGGCCAAACAAATCTTCgccttaag ggACCAAAGACAATGGCCGAGAGGAGAGGAGCATCTCAGGCCCCAACCTCTGGTCCGGCGTCGAAAAGGCCCAAAGGGGAGGTAAAGAAGAAGGTGGTGAAGCCtccaggaaatgaagaggccataaAACCGACCACCAGCTCTGGGGGGAGGGCTGATCCGCAAGGGCGGGATAAGGGGGGGTCCGACAGAGAAAAACCGGCGGTCCCTTCCGAAAAGCCTAGCGGACATCCAACCTCATAA